In Monomorium pharaonis isolate MP-MQ-018 chromosome 3, ASM1337386v2, whole genome shotgun sequence, a genomic segment contains:
- the LOC118644683 gene encoding alpha-tocopherol transfer protein-like gives MSLIRRITLEEEIKKNPKLKLSDIQSLREWCKKQIHLPKIEDSFLALFLHNNYYQMEPTKNTIENYYTIRTRSPEFFCNRDPLEDKGLRQAFKVMQKCFGYTNQIINNLLKKKQDCGYGIRMKI, from the exons ATGTCATTAATAAGAAGAATTACGTTAGaggaagaaattaaaaaaaatcctaaattgaaattatctgATATACAATCACTCAGAGAATGGTGCAAGAAACAAATACATTTGCCAAAAATTGAAGACAGCTTTCTCGCTTTGTTTCTTCATAATAACTATTATCAAATGGAACCAACTAAAAACACAATTGAGAATTATTACACGATTAGAACACGTTCACcagaatttttttgcaatcgaGATCCGCTCGAAGACAAAGGGCTACGACAAGCCTTCAAAGTCAT GCAAAAGTGCTTTGGATATACGAATCAAATCATTAACAATTTGctgaaaaagaaacaagattGCGGTTATGGAATCCGTATGAAAATATAG
- the LOC105828377 gene encoding dyslexia-associated protein KIAA0319-like protein, with amino-acid sequence MIGVYHLGLYLLLFENCFGNYARWNVQLLCPDLYPRVFTSYLPRGNLTGGTYTQQIRLSNIQDCVMACCKKSLCNVAFMHNSTCYHVECENSMVCVPLYRPELANDNPPSMVLIRPVESNKVWSDFLDQVIEDNVGTLSTDGTEQEQVLFNEPNGINCMDQSGCLDNEICVKHEDTDIGICQCPSGFKQNIAGSCLLIDETEAAELSVTQQAKIPTVKDISTSIKPTMKQLLVSAVSKEVRLPENEVTLSAYTVPAERGNQHYNYAWSLLSQPEGHTGTMTDQNRVTVKLSNLSEGLYTFKVAVSSPNAYGEAYANVSVLPPKRINQAPIAIITPASQIVKLPNTGAVLDGSNSKDDDRVISYHWELQQGPIGYQPNLVDTPTLQLDNLIAGNYTFKLTVEDSNHVTNSTSANITVLKVTDYPPSANAGQDVIIYLPQNTLTLNGNLSTDDRGIANWEWTKSPSDQNKAVDMQNTRTPYLQLSNLEEGMYTFVLKVTDDSEQSSTAEVHVFVKPPTNKPPKADAGDDISIALPTTRAVLNGTRSKDDIKIVLYHWEQVSGPNNAEFATVNESITNITKLTKGDYVFRLTVVDDNANADSDIVNVKVTQNKNAPPKANAGGDQVVTAPISALIINGSQSSDDLKIGQWLWTRDQSSLAIGTIVQDTDKSPVLMLTDIVPGRYVFRLKVTDDQGLSSEDTVSVIVKPDPQLLHLVELTLNIGASMLTVSQKNSLVVKLQMLLRDEASIIVRSLRAEPHTGKAVLIFYVEKKGGKTTLSGPEVVKRLKEKLLQDSGLLQLSVANIDTAVCQNNCSGHGVCDQETRQCLCEAFWMQNLIQKYFGNGDSNCDWSILYVIIALLSLVVCWVGFVWGLVCLCQKMVASRKRLLRPKKKPRYSLLQPEPEDDSSAFSTHNKMVLSESDTDSDDVLFEHRKSKSGSHIRNGKSRNGFTKAGSRVKT; translated from the exons ATGATTGGAGTATATCATTTGGGATTATACTTATTACTATTCGAAAACTGCTTCGGCAATTATGCCAGGTGGAATGTGCAACTGTTATGCCCCGACTTGTATCCACGAGTGTTCACAAGTTATTTGCCTCGCGGAAATTTGACTGGTGGAACTTACACGCAACAAATTCGCCTGTCGAACATACAGGATTGTGTTATGGCCTGTTGCAAAAAATCCCTATGTAACGTAGCATTTATGCATAATAGCACGTGTTATCATGTGGAGTGCGAGAATTCCATGGTATGCGTGCCACTGTACAGGCCCGAATTAGCGAATGATAATCCACCGAGCATGGTACTTATCAGACCCGTAGAAAGTAACAAAGTGTGGAGTGATTTCTTGGATCAAGTCATTGAGGACAATGTCGG GACCTTGAGTACAGATGGTACAGAGCAAGAGCAAGTACTGTTTAATGAACCAAACGGAATCAATTGTATGGATCAATCAGGTTGCCTGGATAATGAAATTTGCGTAAAACATGAGGATACCGATATTGGAATTTGTCAATGTCCTTCGGGCTTCAAGCAGAATATTGCTG GCTCTTGTTTATTAATAGATGAAACAGAAGCTGCTGAACTCAGTGTAACGCAACAAGCAAAAATTCCAACTGTGAAAGATATCAGCACATCGATTAAACCAACTATGAAACAATTGTTAGTTTCGGCAGTTTCTAAAGAAGTGAGATTACCGGAAAACGAAGTCACATTGTCCGCTTATACTGTGCCCGCTGAACGGGGCAATCAACATTACAATTATGCTTGGAGTTTACTTAGTCAACCAGAGGGACATACTGGAACAATGACAGATCAGAATCGTGTTACCGTTAAATTAAGCAATTTATCGGAAGGCCTGTACACATTTAAAGTAGCTGTAAGCAGTCCGAATGCTTATGGAGAAGCTTATGCCAATGTCAGCGTTTTGCCAC caaaacGTATCAACCAAGCACCAATTGCCATTATTACTCCTGCCTCGCAAATAGTGAAACTACCGAATACCGGTGCAGTCTTGGATGGTTCGAATAGCAAGGATGACGATCGTGTCATCTCTTATCACTGGGAATTGCAACAAGGTCCGATTGGATATCAGCCTAACCTTGTGGATACACCTACGCTTCAATTAGATAATCTTATTGCTGGAAATTACACATTCAA attaaCGGTTGAAGATTCAAATCATGTTACAAATTCGACAAGTGCCAATATAACTGTCCTGAAAGTGACTGACTATCCCCCCAGTGCGAACGCAGGACAAGATGTTATCATTTATCTACCACAAAATACATTGACGCTTAATGGTAACTTAAGTACTGATGATCGAGGAATAGCCAATTGGGAATGGACCAAGAGTCCATCTGACCAGAATAAAGCAGTAGATATGCAGAACACAAGAACACCTTACTTACAATTATCAAACTTAGAGGAAGGAATGTATACGTTTGTACTTAAAGTAACAGACGATTCTGAGCAATCTTCCACAGCGGAAGTACATGTGTTTGTAAAACCTCCAACAAATAAACCACCAAAGG cTGATGCTGGTGACGATATAAGCATAGCATTACCAACAACTCGCGCTGTTCTGAATGGCACAAGAAGTAAGGATGACATAAAAATTGTCTTATATCATTGGGAGCAAGTAAG CGGACCTAATAACGCTGAATTTGCCACGGTTAATGAATccattacaaatattacaaaactgACCAAAGGTGATTATGTATTTAGATTGACTGTTGTTGATGATAACGCGAACGCGGATTCAGATATTGTCAATGTAAAGGTAACACAAA ACAAAAATGCACCGCCAAAAGCGAATGCCGGTGGAGATCAAGTTGTAACAGCACCGATCAGTGCATTAATCATTAACGGTTCTCAGTCGAGCGATGACCTAAAGATAGGGCAATGGCTGTGGACTAGAGATCAATCTAGTCTTGCAATTGGCACTATAGTTCAAGATACAGATAAATCACCAGTCTTAATg TTAACAGATATAGTTCCTGGTCGTTACGTTTTTCGATTAAAAGTAACGGATGATCAAGGTCTAAGTAGTGAAGACACTGTGTCAGTAATTGTAAAACCTG ATCCACAATTATTGCATTTAGTGGAATTAACACTAAACATCGGGGCTAGCATGTTAACtgtttcacaaaaaaattccTTGGTAGTGAAATTGCAAATGTTATTACGAGACGAAGCTTCAATCATCGTGCGAAGTTTGAGGGCAGAACCACACACTGGCAAAGccgttttgatattttatgtagaaaagaAAGGAGGGAAAACAACATTGTCTGGTCCAGAAGTAGTcaaaagattaaaagaaaagttattaCAAGATTCTGGCCTTTTACAGCTATCAGTTGCTAATATAGATACCGCTGTATGCCAAAATAATTGTTCTG GTCATGGTGTATGTGATCAAGAGACGAGACAATGCTTGTGCGAAGCATTTTggatgcaaaatttaatacaaaagtatTTTGGTAATGGAGACTCTAATTGCG attggAGTATCCTGTACGTGATAATAGCATTGCTATCATTAGTTGTATGTTGGGTCGGATTTGTTTGGGGTCTCGTTTGCTTGTGTCAAAAGATGGTAGCTAGTAGAAAACGTTTGCTTCGGCCTAAGAAGAAACCGCGTTATTCTTTGCTGCAACCGGAGCCAGAAGATGACAGCAGTGCAT TTTCAACTCACAACAAGATGGTATTATCGGAGTCCGACACGGATTCTGATGATGTTTTATTTGAGCATCGTAAGAGTAAAAGTGGTAGTCACATAAGAAATGGTAAATCTCGAAATGGATTTACCAAAGCCGGTTCTCGAGTGAAGACATGA
- the LOC105828378 gene encoding tripartite motif-containing protein 45 isoform X1, producing MDFVNCSAKHSSKGCCGRKAETNSDLGSCDHIYANLVECKTKGINTEDFVYIEPMTVTSMNKCNEDFRKRHTFWSNSNVFACQTSPVFVRNKMDREVKEDPRESTHSLYRLPHDTDFQCPRCGQRMEEPRLLPCLHPICFSCVYELMSKPPNISSKNEIRDNNRNYAQSDIYETCPLCDSYLPNANSATPPPHYPLQHRSVMDTMRRKLVNRVLCDTCIGEVPALIQCSTCLCNFCSECSRQHERQNITEARTIKHLMRPLWEATKVRRTILCQIHPMHALRFYCIACQQVTCKECMWSMQHRGHASEDAVGVGRRVSAYLVMMLQKARVHLNNLLIHYNHDVFSTNDLEEVHNIAKICRYVYNYNITL from the exons ATGGATTTCGTAAATTGTTCGGCAAAACACTCCTCAAAAGGTTGTTGCGGTCGTAAGGCTGAGACAAACAGTGATCTTGGAAGCTGTGATCATATCTATGCAAATTTGGTCGAATGCAAAACCAAAGGTATAAATACTGAAGATTTCGTTTATATCGAACCGATGACAGTAACATCTATGAACAAATG TAATGAAGATTTCAGAAAAAGGCATACTTTTTGGTCAAATTCGAATGTCTTTGCATGTCAAACTTCCCCCGTTTTCGTTCGTAACAAAATGGACAGGGAAGTGAAAGAAGACCCGAGAGAATCGACGCATTCTTTGTACAGATTACCGCATGATACAGATTTCCAATGTCCCAGATGTGGACAAAGAATGGAGGAACCTAGACTCCTTCCTTGCTTGCATCCTATTTGTTTTTCTTGCGTTTACGAATTAATGAGCAAAC CTCCGAATATTTCTTCGAAGAACGAAATACGAGACAATAATCGAAATTACGCGCAATCCGATATTTACGAAACGTGTCCGTTATGCGACTCGTATTTGCCGAATGCTAATTCTGCCACACCGCCGCCGCACTATCCTTTACAACATCGTTCAGTCATGGACACTATGCGACGTAAACTGGTCAATAGAGTACTTTGTGATACCTGCATAGGCGAAGTTCCG gCACTCATACAATGTTCAACGTGTTTGTGCAATTTCTGCTCAGAATGCAGTAGACAACATGAACgacaaaatattacagaagcgagaacaattaaacatttaatgagACCATTATGGGAGGCTACTAAAGTACGACGGACGATTTTATGCCAAATACACCCGATGCACGCTTTAAGATTTTACTGCATTGCGTGTCAACAG gTAACGTGCAAAGAATGCATGTGGAGTATGCAGCACAGAGGTCACGCTAGTGAAGATGCTGTTGGAGTGGGAAGAAGAGTTAGTGCATATTTAGTAATGATGTTGCAGAAAGCAAGAGTacatctaaataatttattgattcaTTACAATCATGATGTATTTTCAACTAACGATCTCGAAGAAGTACACAATATAGCCAAGATTTGCAGGTATGTCTACAACTATaacattacattataa
- the LOC105828378 gene encoding tripartite motif-containing protein 45 isoform X2, with the protein MQNQSNEDFRKRHTFWSNSNVFACQTSPVFVRNKMDREVKEDPRESTHSLYRLPHDTDFQCPRCGQRMEEPRLLPCLHPICFSCVYELMSKPPNISSKNEIRDNNRNYAQSDIYETCPLCDSYLPNANSATPPPHYPLQHRSVMDTMRRKLVNRVLCDTCIGEVPALIQCSTCLCNFCSECSRQHERQNITEARTIKHLMRPLWEATKVRRTILCQIHPMHALRFYCIACQQVTCKECMWSMQHRGHASEDAVGVGRRVSAYLVMMLQKARVHLNNLLIHYNHDVFSTNDLEEVHNIAKICRYVYNYNITL; encoded by the exons ATGCAAAACCAAAG TAATGAAGATTTCAGAAAAAGGCATACTTTTTGGTCAAATTCGAATGTCTTTGCATGTCAAACTTCCCCCGTTTTCGTTCGTAACAAAATGGACAGGGAAGTGAAAGAAGACCCGAGAGAATCGACGCATTCTTTGTACAGATTACCGCATGATACAGATTTCCAATGTCCCAGATGTGGACAAAGAATGGAGGAACCTAGACTCCTTCCTTGCTTGCATCCTATTTGTTTTTCTTGCGTTTACGAATTAATGAGCAAAC CTCCGAATATTTCTTCGAAGAACGAAATACGAGACAATAATCGAAATTACGCGCAATCCGATATTTACGAAACGTGTCCGTTATGCGACTCGTATTTGCCGAATGCTAATTCTGCCACACCGCCGCCGCACTATCCTTTACAACATCGTTCAGTCATGGACACTATGCGACGTAAACTGGTCAATAGAGTACTTTGTGATACCTGCATAGGCGAAGTTCCG gCACTCATACAATGTTCAACGTGTTTGTGCAATTTCTGCTCAGAATGCAGTAGACAACATGAACgacaaaatattacagaagcgagaacaattaaacatttaatgagACCATTATGGGAGGCTACTAAAGTACGACGGACGATTTTATGCCAAATACACCCGATGCACGCTTTAAGATTTTACTGCATTGCGTGTCAACAG gTAACGTGCAAAGAATGCATGTGGAGTATGCAGCACAGAGGTCACGCTAGTGAAGATGCTGTTGGAGTGGGAAGAAGAGTTAGTGCATATTTAGTAATGATGTTGCAGAAAGCAAGAGTacatctaaataatttattgattcaTTACAATCATGATGTATTTTCAACTAACGATCTCGAAGAAGTACACAATATAGCCAAGATTTGCAGGTATGTCTACAACTATaacattacattataa
- the LOC105831830 gene encoding uncharacterized protein LOC105831830, with product MKQAQERIQEFERLQKARHLLDAISLINDLLTDGSEIEILSLVPIIMRRLNKLGVTNITADKENEHWYKNTRLSALRLTHSGIYHCCTFCSSGGKKEITCGCRGTMPGGYKGCGHGHIGHPGFNHWSCCGSILRNGRCLIIRKTMHQLIL from the exons ATGAAACAAGCTCAAGAAAGAATTCAAGAATTTGAACGATTGCAAAAAGCACGACATCTTCTGGATGccatttcattaataaatgatttgcTTACTGATGGTTCTGAGATAGAAATTTTGTCGCTTGTTCCAATAATAATGagaagattaaataaattgggCGTGACAAATATAACAGCAGATAAGGAGAATG AACATTGGTACAAAAATACAAGACTATCAGCTTTGAGACTTACACATAGCGGCATTTATCACTGTTGCACTTTCTGTTCTAGTGgtggaaaaaaggaaataactTGTGGTTGTAGAGGCACCATGCCTG gtGGATATAAAGGCTGTGGTCATGGACATATTGGACATCCAGGCTTTAACCATTGGTCTTGTTGTGGGTCTATATTACGTAATGGTCGTTGTTTGATTATACGAAAGACTATGCATCAACTTATATTGTga